From Streptomyces sp. GSL17-111, one genomic window encodes:
- the prfA gene encoding peptide chain release factor 1 has product MFEAVEELIGEHADLERQLADPSIHADQARARRLNKRYAELTPIVGVYRSWRSTGEDIETARELSADDPEFVGEVKELEVRREELTDRLRLLLVPRDPSDDKDVILEVKAGEGGDESALFAGDLLRMYLRYAERRGWKTEIIEATGSDLGGYKDVQVAVKAKANAEPGQGVWARLKYEGGVHRVQRVPATESQGRIHTSAAGVLVLPEAEDVDVEISANDLRIDVYRSSGPGGQSVNTTDSAVRITHLPTGIVVSCQNEKSQLQNKEQALRILRARLLAAAQEEAEREASDARRSQVRTVDRSERVRTYNFPENRISDHRVGFKAYNLDQVLDGELDAVIQACVDADAAAKLAAAG; this is encoded by the coding sequence ATGTTCGAGGCGGTCGAGGAACTGATCGGCGAGCACGCCGACCTGGAGCGGCAGCTCGCCGACCCGTCGATCCACGCCGACCAGGCGCGTGCGCGCAGGCTCAACAAGCGCTACGCGGAGCTGACGCCCATCGTGGGCGTGTACCGGAGCTGGCGGAGCACCGGCGAGGACATCGAGACGGCCCGTGAACTGTCCGCCGACGACCCGGAGTTCGTCGGTGAGGTGAAGGAGTTGGAGGTGCGCCGCGAGGAGCTCACGGACCGCCTGCGCCTCCTCCTCGTCCCGCGCGACCCGAGCGACGACAAGGACGTGATCCTGGAGGTCAAGGCCGGCGAGGGCGGCGACGAGTCCGCACTCTTCGCCGGTGACCTCCTGCGCATGTACCTGCGCTACGCGGAGCGTCGGGGCTGGAAGACCGAGATCATCGAGGCGACGGGGTCCGACCTCGGCGGCTACAAGGACGTCCAGGTGGCCGTGAAGGCCAAGGCGAACGCCGAGCCCGGCCAGGGCGTCTGGGCCCGGCTGAAGTACGAGGGCGGCGTCCACCGGGTGCAGCGCGTGCCCGCCACCGAGTCCCAGGGCCGCATCCACACCTCCGCCGCCGGGGTGCTCGTCCTCCCCGAGGCCGAGGACGTGGACGTGGAGATCAGCGCGAACGACCTGCGCATCGACGTCTACCGGTCCTCCGGCCCGGGCGGTCAGTCCGTCAACACCACGGACTCCGCCGTCCGTATCACGCACCTGCCGACCGGCATCGTCGTCTCCTGCCAGAACGAGAAGAGCCAGCTCCAGAACAAGGAGCAGGCCCTGCGCATCCTGCGGGCGCGACTGCTGGCCGCCGCCCAGGAGGAGGCGGAGCGCGAGGCGTCGGACGCCCGCCGCAGCCAGGTCCGCACGGTGGACCGCTCCGAGCGGGTGCGCACCTACAACTTCCCGGAGAACCGGATCTCCGACCACCGGGTCGGATTCAAGGCGTACAACCTGGACCAGGTGCTCGACGGCGAACTCGACGCCGTCATCCAGGCGTGTGTGGACGCCGATGCCGCGGCCAAGCTGGCCGCGGCGGGCTGA
- the rpmE gene encoding 50S ribosomal protein L31 gives MKRDIHPEYVETQVSCTCGASFTTRSTVQDGTIRADVCSECHPFYTGKQKILDTGGRVARFEARFGKKAGAK, from the coding sequence GTGAAGCGCGACATCCACCCCGAGTACGTCGAGACCCAGGTCAGCTGCACCTGTGGCGCGTCGTTCACCACCCGTAGCACCGTCCAGGACGGCACGATCCGTGCCGACGTGTGCTCCGAGTGCCACCCCTTCTACACCGGCAAGCAGAAGATCCTCGACACCGGTGGCCGCGTGGCCCGCTTCGAGGCCCGCTTCGGCAAGAAGGCCGGGGCCAAGTAG
- the rho gene encoding transcription termination factor Rho yields MSDTTDLMGVNADAPATDASAAPATGAPSGTAGRRRRSGTGLEGMVLAELQQVASGLGIRGTARMRKSQLIEVIKEKQAEAAGGRSTPAGDGEAAAAPSAADTKPKRRATSRARTGDTGSTDQQAKDTQNETADSSAEQQIDIPGQPVSDDQGGRRKSEQPAEGAARTERAEKADRSGQGGQGGQAKAETAADTAEGKGDGGGKGDTGRADGGKGGDGKQNQGGQQQDRQSKRDRQRDRRKGDGGGKGDGGQSGGQQGGGQGAGRQRGDHRDDDDFDGGRRGRRGRYRDRRGRRNRDEQFEPQVAEDDVLIPVAGILDILDNYAFVRTSGYLPGPNDVYVSLAQVRKNGLRKGDHVTGAVRQPREGERREKFNALVRLDSVNGMSPETGRGRPDFTKLTPLYPQERLRLEHDPGSLTTRIIDLVSPIGKGQRGLIVAPPKTGKTMIMQAVANAITLNNPECHLMVVLVDERPEEVTDMQRSVKGEVISSTFDRPAEDHTTVAELAIERAKRLVELGHDVVVLLDSITRLGRAYNLAAPASGRILSGGVDSTALYPPKKFFGAARNIEDGGSLTILATALVETGSRMDEVIFEEFKGTGNMELKLDRKLADKRIFPAVDVDASGTRKEEILMGSDELAIVWKLRRVLHALDQQQAIELLLDKMKQTKSNAEFLMQIQKNTPSPGNND; encoded by the coding sequence GTGAGCGACACCACCGATCTGATGGGCGTGAACGCCGACGCGCCTGCCACGGACGCCTCTGCCGCGCCTGCCACCGGTGCACCTTCCGGCACCGCCGGACGGCGGCGCCGTTCCGGCACCGGCCTTGAGGGCATGGTCCTGGCGGAGCTGCAGCAGGTCGCTTCCGGCCTCGGCATCAGGGGCACCGCGCGGATGCGCAAGAGCCAGCTGATCGAGGTCATCAAGGAGAAGCAGGCCGAGGCCGCGGGTGGCCGGAGCACCCCCGCCGGTGACGGTGAGGCCGCCGCCGCGCCGAGCGCCGCCGACACCAAGCCGAAGCGTCGCGCCACCTCGCGGGCCCGCACCGGGGACACGGGGAGCACCGACCAACAGGCCAAGGACACCCAGAACGAGACCGCCGACTCCTCGGCCGAGCAGCAGATCGACATTCCCGGCCAGCCCGTCAGCGATGACCAGGGCGGCCGCCGGAAGAGCGAGCAGCCCGCCGAGGGCGCGGCGCGGACCGAGCGTGCCGAGAAGGCCGATCGGAGCGGTCAGGGCGGCCAGGGCGGTCAGGCCAAGGCCGAGACCGCCGCCGACACCGCCGAGGGCAAGGGCGACGGTGGCGGCAAGGGCGACACCGGCCGGGCCGACGGGGGCAAGGGCGGCGACGGCAAGCAGAACCAGGGCGGTCAGCAGCAGGACCGCCAGAGCAAGCGCGACCGCCAGCGCGACCGCCGCAAGGGCGACGGTGGCGGCAAGGGCGACGGCGGCCAGAGCGGCGGCCAGCAGGGCGGCGGCCAGGGCGCCGGCCGTCAGCGCGGCGACCACCGCGACGACGACGACTTCGACGGCGGCCGCCGCGGTCGCCGGGGCCGCTACCGCGACCGCCGGGGCCGCCGCAACCGCGACGAGCAGTTCGAGCCGCAGGTCGCCGAGGACGACGTCCTGATCCCCGTCGCGGGCATCCTCGACATCCTCGACAACTACGCGTTCGTGCGGACCTCCGGTTACCTGCCGGGCCCGAACGACGTGTACGTCTCCCTCGCCCAGGTCCGCAAGAACGGCCTGCGCAAGGGCGACCACGTCACCGGCGCCGTGCGGCAGCCCCGCGAGGGCGAGCGGCGCGAGAAGTTCAACGCGCTCGTCCGGCTCGACTCGGTCAACGGCATGTCGCCCGAAACCGGCCGCGGACGCCCGGACTTCACCAAGCTCACCCCCCTGTACCCGCAGGAGCGGCTGCGCCTGGAGCACGACCCGGGCTCGCTGACGACGCGGATCATCGACCTCGTCTCGCCCATCGGCAAGGGGCAGCGCGGCCTGATCGTGGCCCCGCCGAAGACCGGCAAGACGATGATCATGCAGGCGGTGGCCAACGCCATCACCCTCAACAACCCCGAGTGCCACCTGATGGTCGTCCTCGTCGACGAGCGTCCGGAAGAGGTCACCGACATGCAGCGGTCGGTGAAGGGCGAGGTCATCTCCTCGACCTTCGACCGCCCCGCCGAGGACCACACGACGGTCGCCGAGCTCGCCATCGAGCGGGCCAAGCGCCTCGTCGAACTCGGCCACGACGTGGTCGTCCTGCTGGACTCCATCACGCGGCTGGGCCGTGCCTACAACCTGGCGGCCCCCGCCTCCGGGCGCATCCTCTCCGGTGGTGTGGACTCCACGGCGCTCTACCCGCCGAAGAAGTTCTTCGGCGCCGCCCGCAACATCGAGGACGGCGGCTCCCTGACGATCCTCGCCACCGCGCTCGTCGAGACCGGCTCGCGGATGGACGAGGTGATCTTCGAGGAGTTCAAGGGCACCGGCAACATGGAGCTCAAGCTCGACCGGAAGCTCGCCGACAAGCGCATCTTCCCGGCGGTGGACGTGGACGCGTCCGGCACCCGCAAGGAGGAGATCCTGATGGGCAGCGACGAGCTCGCCATCGTCTGGAAGCTACGCCGGGTGCTGCACGCCCTGGACCAGCAGCAGGCCATCGAGCTGCTGCTGGACAAGATGAAGCAGACCAAGTCGAACGCCGAGTTCCTCATGCAGATCCAGAAGAACACCCCGTCCCCGGGCAACAACGACTGA
- the thrB gene encoding homoserine kinase, translating into MAGPAFRAAAVRVRVPATSANLGPGFDAFGLSLGLYDDVVVRVADAGLHIDIAGEGADTLPRDESHLLVRSLRTAFEVLGGQPRGLEIVCANRIPHGRGLGSSSAAICAGIVAARAVTTGGPEKLDDTALLELATEIEGHPDNVAACLLGGFTLAWTDAGAARALRMDPAPGLVPVVFVPGKPVLTEAARGLLPRMVPHVDAAANAGRAALLVEALTRRPDLLLPATEDRLHQEYRAPAMADSVELVGRLRAEGVPAVISGAGPTVLALTGDGTAQKAERIAGAAGAGWTANRLDLDLSGAEVLPLNSGGGAEPAPRTGAEAGPVRTGQGQGQ; encoded by the coding sequence ATGGCCGGTCCAGCCTTCCGCGCCGCCGCCGTCCGGGTACGGGTGCCCGCCACCAGCGCCAACCTCGGGCCCGGCTTCGACGCCTTCGGCCTGTCCCTGGGCCTGTACGACGACGTCGTCGTCCGCGTCGCCGACGCGGGGCTGCACATCGACATCGCCGGTGAGGGCGCCGACACCCTGCCCCGCGACGAGAGCCACCTCCTCGTCCGCTCCCTGCGCACGGCCTTCGAGGTGCTCGGCGGACAGCCGCGCGGCCTGGAGATCGTCTGCGCCAACCGCATCCCGCACGGACGGGGCCTCGGCTCGTCCTCGGCGGCCATCTGCGCCGGGATCGTCGCCGCCCGCGCGGTGACGACCGGCGGGCCCGAGAAGCTGGACGACACGGCCCTGCTGGAGCTGGCCACGGAGATCGAGGGCCACCCCGACAACGTCGCCGCCTGCCTGCTCGGCGGCTTCACGCTCGCCTGGACGGACGCCGGGGCCGCCCGCGCCCTGCGCATGGACCCGGCGCCCGGCCTCGTCCCCGTCGTCTTCGTCCCCGGCAAGCCGGTGCTCACCGAGGCCGCCCGCGGCCTCCTGCCGCGCATGGTCCCGCACGTCGACGCCGCCGCGAACGCCGGCCGGGCGGCCCTCCTGGTCGAGGCGCTCACCCGCCGTCCCGACCTGCTGCTGCCCGCGACCGAGGACCGGCTCCACCAGGAGTACCGGGCGCCCGCGATGGCCGACAGCGTGGAACTCGTCGGGCGTCTGCGCGCCGAGGGTGTCCCCGCCGTCATCTCCGGTGCCGGCCCCACCGTCCTGGCCCTGACCGGGGACGGAACGGCCCAGAAGGCGGAGCGGATCGCCGGGGCCGCCGGCGCCGGCTGGACCGCGAACCGGCTGGATCTCGACCTGTCCGGCGCCGAAGTCCTGCCGCTGAACAGCGGCGGGGGCGCCGAGCCCGCCCCGCGCACCGGCGCGGAGGCGGGACCTGTCCGCACGGGGCAGGGACAGGGTCAGTGA
- the thrC gene encoding threonine synthase, whose protein sequence is MSATVGAPAAATHQWRGIIEEYRDRLPVDDTTPVVSLGEGGTPLVPAQVLSERTGCDVYLKVEGANPTGSFKDRGMTMAITRAREEGAKAVICASTGNTSASAAAYAVRARMVCAVLVPQGKIALGKMGQALVHGAKILQVDGNFDDCLTLARGLSDNYPVALVNSVNPVRIEGQKTAAFEIVDRLGDAPDLHVLPVGNAGNITAYWKGYQEYAADGIATRTPRMWGFQASGAAPIVRGEPVKDPQTIATAIRIGNPASWELAEAARDASGGLIDEVTDRQILAAYRLLSAQEGVFVEPASAASVAGLLKAAEAGRVDPGQRIVCTVTGNGLKDPDWAVAGAPQPVTVPVDAAAAAARLGLA, encoded by the coding sequence ATGTCCGCAACCGTAGGCGCCCCCGCCGCCGCCACCCACCAGTGGCGGGGCATCATCGAGGAGTACCGCGACCGGCTGCCGGTCGACGACACCACGCCGGTGGTCTCCCTGGGCGAGGGCGGTACGCCGCTCGTCCCCGCCCAGGTGCTCTCCGAACGCACCGGGTGTGACGTATATCTCAAGGTGGAGGGCGCCAATCCCACCGGCTCCTTCAAGGACCGCGGGATGACGATGGCGATCACCCGGGCCAGGGAGGAGGGCGCCAAGGCCGTCATCTGCGCCTCCACCGGCAACACCTCCGCCTCCGCAGCCGCCTACGCGGTCCGGGCGCGGATGGTCTGCGCGGTGCTCGTCCCGCAGGGCAAGATCGCACTCGGGAAGATGGGGCAGGCCCTCGTCCACGGCGCGAAGATCCTCCAGGTCGACGGCAACTTCGACGACTGCCTCACCCTCGCGCGCGGCCTGTCCGACAACTACCCGGTGGCGCTGGTCAATTCGGTGAACCCGGTGCGCATCGAGGGGCAGAAGACCGCCGCCTTCGAGATCGTCGACCGCCTCGGCGACGCCCCCGACCTGCACGTCCTCCCCGTCGGCAACGCCGGGAACATCACCGCGTACTGGAAGGGCTACCAGGAGTACGCGGCCGACGGCATCGCCACGCGGACTCCGCGCATGTGGGGCTTCCAGGCCTCCGGCGCGGCCCCCATCGTGCGCGGTGAGCCGGTCAAGGACCCGCAGACGATCGCCACCGCGATTCGCATCGGCAACCCCGCCTCCTGGGAGCTCGCCGAGGCCGCGCGGGATGCCTCGGGCGGCCTCATCGACGAGGTGACCGACCGTCAGATCCTCGCCGCCTACCGGCTCCTGTCCGCTCAGGAGGGCGTCTTCGTCGAGCCCGCCTCGGCCGCGTCCGTCGCCGGGCTGCTGAAGGCCGCCGAGGCCGGACGCGTCGACCCCGGGCAGCGCATCGTCTGCACGGTCACCGGCAACGGGCTCAAGGACCCGGACTGGGCCGTCGCCGGGGCTCCGCAGCCCGTCACCGTCCCGGTGGACGCGGCGGCGGCCGCCGCGCGCCTCGGCCTGGCCTGA
- a CDS encoding homoserine dehydrogenase, producing the protein MMRTRPLRVALLGCGVVGSEVARLMTTHADDLAARIGAPVELAGIAVRRPGRVRAGVPEHLVTTDAEGLVAREDVDVVVEVIGGLEPARTLITSAFEHGASVVSANKALLAEDGPTLHKAAEKHGADLYYEAAVAGAIPLVRPLRESLAGDTVNRVLGIVNGTTNFILDRMDTQGSGYAEALDEATALGYAEADPTADVEGFDAAAKAAILAGIAFHTRVGLDDVHREGITEVTAADIASARRMGCTVKLLAICERAADGRSVTARVHPAMIPLSHPLASVHEAYNAVFVEAEAAGQLMLYGPGAGGAPTASAVLGDLVAACRNKLSGARGPGESAYSQLPVSPMGEVVTRYHVSLDVADKSGVLAQCALVFAEHGVSIDTVRQQGKEGVAGDASLVVVTHRASDAALSATVEALRRLDTVRGVASIMRVEGE; encoded by the coding sequence ATGATGCGTACGCGTCCGCTGAGGGTAGCGCTGCTGGGCTGTGGAGTGGTCGGCTCCGAGGTGGCGCGCCTGATGACGACGCACGCGGACGACCTCGCCGCCCGCATCGGCGCACCCGTGGAGCTGGCCGGCATCGCCGTCCGCCGGCCCGGCCGGGTGCGCGCGGGCGTGCCGGAGCACCTGGTCACCACGGACGCCGAGGGGCTCGTCGCACGGGAGGACGTCGACGTCGTCGTGGAGGTCATCGGCGGCCTGGAGCCGGCCCGGACGCTGATCACCTCGGCCTTCGAGCACGGCGCCAGCGTCGTGTCGGCCAACAAGGCGCTCCTCGCCGAGGACGGGCCGACCCTGCACAAGGCCGCCGAGAAGCACGGCGCGGACCTCTACTACGAGGCGGCCGTCGCCGGGGCGATCCCGCTGGTGCGGCCCCTGCGCGAGTCGCTGGCGGGGGACACGGTCAACCGCGTGCTCGGCATCGTCAACGGCACGACCAACTTCATCCTCGACCGGATGGACACCCAGGGCTCCGGGTACGCCGAGGCCCTGGACGAGGCCACCGCGCTCGGCTACGCCGAGGCGGACCCGACGGCGGACGTCGAGGGCTTCGACGCCGCCGCCAAGGCCGCCATCCTCGCCGGAATCGCCTTCCACACCCGGGTCGGCCTGGACGACGTCCACCGCGAGGGCATCACCGAGGTCACCGCGGCCGACATCGCCTCCGCGCGCCGCATGGGCTGCACCGTCAAACTGCTCGCCATCTGCGAGCGCGCGGCCGACGGCCGCAGCGTCACCGCCCGCGTCCACCCGGCCATGATCCCGCTCAGCCACCCGCTGGCCTCCGTCCACGAGGCGTACAACGCCGTGTTCGTCGAGGCGGAGGCGGCCGGGCAGCTCATGCTGTACGGCCCCGGCGCCGGTGGTGCGCCCACGGCCTCGGCCGTGCTGGGCGACCTCGTCGCCGCGTGCCGCAACAAGCTGAGCGGGGCCCGCGGGCCCGGGGAGTCGGCCTACAGCCAGCTGCCGGTCAGCCCGATGGGCGAGGTCGTCACGCGCTACCACGTCAGCCTCGACGTCGCCGACAAGTCCGGCGTGCTGGCCCAGTGCGCGCTCGTCTTCGCCGAGCACGGGGTGTCGATCGACACCGTCCGCCAGCAGGGCAAGGAGGGCGTCGCCGGTGACGCCTCCCTGGTCGTCGTCACCCACCGAGCATCCGACGCCGCCCTCAGCGCGACCGTCGAGGCGCTGCGCCGTCTGGACACCGTCCGCGGCGTGGCGAGCATCATGCGGGTCGAAGGGGAATGA
- the lysA gene encoding diaminopimelate decarboxylase: protein MSRSAHPAGPRHADVLPEGHYTPPPADLNALAAPVWPHTATRDEHGVLTVGGMSVVDLAAEFGTPAYFLDEADFRARCRAWREAFGDDADVFYAGKAFLCRAVVGWLREEGLNLDVCTGGELATALAAGMPPERIALHGNNKSTAELRRAVEAGVGRIVVDSFQEIARVAHLAAELGVRQKVQIRVTVGVEAHTHEFIATAHEDQKFGIPLAGGQAAEAVRRALKLDALELLGVHSHIGSQIFDTSGFEVAAHRVVGLLKDVRDEHGVELPEIDLGGGLGIAYTAEDDPREPHEIATSLGEIVRRECELAGLTVPRLSVEPGRAISGPTTFTLYEVGTVKPLPQLRTYVSVDGGMSDNIRTALYDAEYTVALASRASTAEPMLSRVVGKHCESGDIVVRDAFLPADLAPGDLLAVPATGAYCRSMASNYNHVPRPPVVAVSDGAARVIVRRETEEDLLRLDVG, encoded by the coding sequence ATGAGCCGTTCCGCCCACCCCGCCGGGCCCCGCCACGCCGACGTGCTGCCCGAGGGGCACTACACCCCGCCGCCCGCCGACCTCAACGCCCTCGCCGCCCCCGTGTGGCCGCACACCGCCACCCGCGACGAGCACGGCGTGCTCACCGTCGGCGGAATGAGTGTCGTGGACCTCGCCGCCGAGTTCGGCACCCCCGCCTACTTCCTGGACGAGGCCGACTTCCGGGCCCGCTGCCGGGCCTGGCGGGAGGCCTTCGGGGACGACGCCGACGTCTTCTACGCCGGGAAGGCCTTCCTGTGCCGCGCCGTCGTGGGCTGGCTGCGCGAGGAGGGGCTGAACCTCGACGTCTGCACCGGCGGCGAGCTGGCCACCGCCCTGGCCGCCGGCATGCCGCCCGAGCGCATCGCGCTGCACGGCAACAACAAGTCCACCGCCGAGCTGCGCCGCGCCGTGGAGGCGGGGGTCGGACGGATCGTCGTCGACTCCTTCCAGGAGATCGCCCGCGTCGCGCACCTCGCCGCCGAGCTGGGCGTGCGCCAGAAGGTGCAGATCCGCGTCACCGTCGGCGTCGAGGCGCACACCCACGAGTTCATCGCCACCGCCCACGAGGACCAGAAGTTCGGCATCCCGCTGGCCGGGGGGCAGGCCGCCGAGGCGGTACGCCGCGCCCTGAAGCTCGACGCGCTGGAGCTGCTCGGCGTCCACTCGCACATCGGCTCGCAGATCTTCGACACCTCCGGCTTCGAGGTGGCCGCCCACCGCGTCGTGGGGCTGCTCAAGGACGTGCGCGACGAGCACGGCGTCGAGCTGCCCGAGATCGACCTGGGCGGTGGCCTCGGCATCGCCTACACCGCCGAGGACGACCCCCGGGAGCCGCACGAGATCGCCACGTCGCTGGGCGAGATCGTGCGCCGCGAGTGCGAGCTGGCCGGTCTGACCGTGCCCCGCCTGTCCGTCGAACCGGGACGCGCCATCTCCGGGCCGACGACGTTCACCCTCTACGAGGTCGGCACCGTCAAGCCGCTGCCGCAGCTGCGCACCTACGTGAGCGTGGACGGCGGCATGTCGGACAACATCCGCACCGCGCTCTACGACGCCGAGTACACCGTCGCCCTCGCCTCGCGCGCCTCCACCGCCGAGCCGATGCTCAGCCGGGTGGTGGGCAAGCACTGCGAGAGCGGCGATATCGTCGTGCGCGACGCCTTCCTGCCCGCCGACCTGGCACCCGGCGACCTGCTGGCGGTCCCCGCCACCGGCGCCTACTGCCGGTCGATGGCGAGCAACTACAACCACGTGCCGCGCCCGCCCGTCGTCGCCGTGTCCGACGGCGCGGCCCGCGTCATCGTCCGCCGTGAGACCGAGGAGGACCTGCTGCGGCTCGACGTGGGGTGA
- a CDS encoding DALR anticodon-binding domain-containing protein, giving the protein MTPAQLSRTVRHAWSRAVAEGALPGPAEPPDRVTLRRPPHGDADYASNLALRLAAGTGRPAAEVAAVLRDRLAAEPGIARVEVCGPGFLNITLVDRGVGLVAALLARPRPATLPEDPARDAARWAALTGEPPTFARRPSSPLFRVQYARARTVALREGARALGLTARPGALSGAAEEVLTALLADAARLADAALARHLVKTADAFFDVLYAPPQRSVLPVGDEKPGAAHRARLALAEATGAVLAGGLTQLGISAPDHL; this is encoded by the coding sequence GTGACCCCCGCGCAGCTCTCCCGCACCGTGCGGCACGCGTGGAGCCGTGCCGTCGCCGAGGGAGCGCTGCCCGGACCCGCCGAGCCACCGGACCGCGTCACCCTGCGACGCCCCCCGCACGGCGACGCCGACTACGCCTCCAACCTCGCGCTGCGCCTCGCCGCCGGCACGGGCCGGCCCGCCGCCGAGGTCGCCGCCGTCCTGCGGGACCGGCTCGCCGCCGAGCCCGGCATCGCCCGGGTCGAGGTCTGCGGGCCCGGTTTTCTGAACATCACCCTGGTCGACCGGGGCGTCGGCCTCGTCGCCGCACTGCTGGCCCGCCCCCGGCCCGCGACGCTGCCCGAGGACCCGGCCCGCGACGCCGCCCGCTGGGCCGCCCTCACCGGCGAGCCGCCGACGTTCGCGCGCCGCCCGTCCAGCCCCCTCTTCCGCGTCCAGTACGCCCGCGCGCGCACCGTCGCGCTGCGCGAGGGGGCTCGCGCCCTCGGCCTCACGGCCCGACCGGGCGCCCTGTCCGGGGCGGCCGAGGAGGTGCTGACCGCGCTCCTCGCCGACGCCGCCCGCCTCGCCGACGCCGCCCTCGCCCGGCACCTCGTCAAGACCGCCGACGCCTTCTTCGACGTGCTGTACGCGCCCCCGCAGCGCTCGGTCCTGCCCGTCGGGGACGAGAAACCCGGGGCCGCCCACCGCGCCCGCCTGGCCCTCGCCGAGGCCACCGGGGCGGTGCTGGCCGGCGGCCTGACCCAGCTCGGCATCAGCGCACCCGACCACCTCTGA
- a CDS encoding response regulator has translation MAGASGRVLVVDDSTVIRQLIRVNLELDGFEVLTATDGAECLDVVHDVRPDVITLDVTMPRLDGLRTAEQLHADPRTRHIPVAIVSACSRSGSGRGVDAYLAKPFEPAELVRLVRRLRHGGGTPREHQALRTTGVPPQLPSSPSVFDDAAYVVRRP, from the coding sequence GTGGCAGGTGCATCCGGCCGGGTGCTGGTGGTCGACGACAGCACGGTGATCCGGCAGCTGATCAGGGTCAACCTCGAACTGGACGGCTTCGAGGTGCTGACCGCGACCGACGGTGCCGAGTGCCTTGACGTCGTCCACGACGTCCGCCCCGACGTCATCACCCTCGACGTGACCATGCCCCGGCTGGACGGGCTGCGCACGGCCGAACAGCTCCACGCCGACCCGCGCACCCGGCACATCCCCGTCGCCATCGTCAGCGCCTGCTCCCGGTCCGGCTCCGGACGCGGCGTCGACGCCTACCTGGCCAAGCCCTTCGAGCCGGCCGAGCTCGTCCGCCTCGTGCGCCGCCTGCGCCACGGCGGGGGCACGCCCCGGGAACACCAGGCGCTCCGGACGACCGGCGTCCCCCCGCAGCTGCCCTCGTCGCCCTCCGTGTTCGACGATGCGGCCTACGTGGTCAGGCGTCCCTGA
- a CDS encoding patatin-like phospholipase family protein, translating into MGRTALVLGGGGMTGIGWETGLLAGLAEAGCDVSDADVVIGTSAGSLVGAQITSGLCTLDELYARQLGPAARPRPQPRGPGRPAATSPPQPPAGAEGQRHAARVGPVTLGRFALAFRRSRSAADLGVRLGRIALAARTHDVADQRTVIGKRLPSHTWPQRRLLVTAVDAESGAFRAFDADAGAELVDAVTASCAVPGVWPPVAIGGRRWMDGGARSLVNADLAEGCERVIVLAPMHRAVGPMPTLRDQVAGLRAAGTQVAVVIPDAAARAAFGRNPLDPGRRAPAARAGRAQAAASVDAVAAVWRT; encoded by the coding sequence ATGGGCCGAACGGCACTGGTGTTGGGCGGTGGCGGGATGACCGGAATCGGCTGGGAGACGGGACTCCTGGCCGGACTCGCCGAGGCGGGCTGCGACGTGAGCGACGCCGACGTGGTGATCGGCACGTCGGCCGGGTCTCTCGTCGGGGCCCAGATCACCTCGGGCCTGTGCACGCTGGACGAGCTGTACGCGCGGCAGCTGGGCCCCGCCGCGCGGCCCCGCCCGCAGCCCCGGGGTCCGGGCCGCCCCGCCGCCACGTCCCCGCCGCAGCCCCCGGCCGGGGCCGAGGGGCAGCGGCACGCGGCCCGGGTCGGGCCGGTGACGCTCGGCCGCTTCGCCCTGGCCTTCCGCCGGTCCCGGAGCGCGGCCGACCTCGGCGTGCGGCTGGGCCGCATCGCCCTGGCCGCCCGCACCCACGACGTCGCCGACCAGCGCACCGTCATCGGGAAGCGACTGCCGTCCCACACCTGGCCGCAGCGGCGGCTCCTCGTCACGGCGGTGGACGCGGAGAGCGGCGCGTTCCGGGCGTTCGACGCCGACGCGGGCGCGGAGCTCGTCGACGCCGTGACGGCCAGCTGTGCGGTGCCCGGCGTGTGGCCGCCCGTCGCCATCGGCGGGCGCCGCTGGATGGACGGGGGCGCCCGGTCCCTCGTCAACGCCGACCTCGCCGAGGGCTGCGAACGGGTGATCGTGCTCGCGCCGATGCACCGGGCCGTCGGCCCGATGCCCACCCTGCGGGACCAGGTGGCGGGCCTGCGGGCGGCGGGCACTCAGGTGGCCGTCGTGATCCCGGACGCGGCGGCCCGCGCGGCGTTCGGACGCAATCCGCTCGATCCGGGCCGCCGGGCCCCGGCGGCCCGCGCCGGACGTGCCCAGGCCGCCGCGTCCGTCGACGCCGTGGCCGCCGTCTGGCGGACGTGA